Proteins from a genomic interval of Tepidisphaeraceae bacterium:
- a CDS encoding metallophosphoesterase, which produces MSTFLLIIFTLFASNFIWWAWADAWLRKTHRAVGWRLAVGLYALSQAGLFVFMIYARMVDLGSAMPQPLLIAVYVWHLVILPVVMLALIGRGLFKGVAGVVRAIAGKKTTAEPETLSSDPVLANGPTRRQILAATLVAAAPPVAELAAVTTAVTTLGSFRINKMDIAFRNLPSQLDGVTIAHLSDTHIGRFTHRGDIRQIAEATNRLDADVVAFTGDLIDFDLDELPNGLELLKGLQPRHGVVVCEGNHDLFQDRSTFEQGVMNAGFPLLLNESHTIDINGYPMQFLGLQWGEAALRRDPMLQQWAAVALEKRRPDAFGVMLAHHPHAFDYAAKAGVQLTLAGHTHGGQLMLSKNVGPGPVMYRYWSGLYRQGNAACVVSNGIGNWFPLRINAPAEIVHIRLSKA; this is translated from the coding sequence ATGAGCACTTTCCTCCTGATCATCTTCACCCTGTTTGCCTCGAACTTCATCTGGTGGGCCTGGGCCGACGCCTGGCTGCGCAAGACCCATCGGGCCGTCGGCTGGCGCTTGGCCGTGGGGCTGTATGCGCTATCGCAGGCGGGGCTATTCGTCTTCATGATCTACGCCCGCATGGTCGACCTAGGCAGCGCCATGCCGCAGCCGTTGTTAATCGCGGTCTACGTGTGGCACCTGGTGATCCTGCCGGTGGTCATGCTCGCCTTGATCGGCCGCGGGTTGTTCAAGGGCGTCGCGGGCGTGGTGCGGGCGATTGCGGGGAAGAAGACGACCGCCGAACCCGAGACGTTGAGCAGCGACCCCGTGTTGGCCAACGGTCCCACGCGCCGGCAGATTTTGGCCGCCACGCTCGTCGCCGCGGCGCCACCGGTGGCGGAGCTGGCCGCCGTCACGACGGCCGTCACCACGCTGGGGTCGTTCCGCATCAACAAGATGGACATCGCCTTCCGCAACCTGCCGTCGCAGTTGGACGGCGTGACGATCGCGCACCTGTCCGACACCCACATCGGCCGCTTCACCCACCGCGGCGATATTCGCCAGATCGCCGAGGCGACCAATCGCCTGGACGCCGACGTCGTCGCCTTCACCGGCGATTTGATCGATTTCGACCTGGACGAACTTCCCAACGGCCTGGAGCTGCTGAAGGGGCTTCAGCCGCGCCACGGCGTGGTGGTGTGCGAGGGCAACCATGACTTGTTTCAGGACCGCAGCACGTTCGAACAGGGCGTGATGAACGCCGGCTTCCCGTTGCTGCTGAACGAGTCGCACACGATCGACATCAACGGCTATCCAATGCAGTTCCTCGGTTTGCAATGGGGCGAGGCCGCGCTGCGGCGCGATCCGATGCTGCAGCAATGGGCGGCGGTGGCGCTGGAGAAGCGACGCCCGGACGCGTTTGGCGTGATGCTGGCGCATCACCCGCACGCCTTCGACTACGCCGCCAAAGCCGGCGTGCAACTGACGCTCGCCGGCCACACGCATGGCGGGCAGCTGATGCTGTCCAAAAACGTCGGCCCTGGCCCGGTGATGTACCGCTACTGGTCGGGCCTTTATCGCCAGGGCAACGCGGCGTGCGTCGTCTCCAACGGCATCGGTAACTGGTTCCCACTGCGCATCAACGCGCCTGCCGAGATCGTCCATATCCGGCTGAGCAAGGCGTGA
- a CDS encoding DMT family transporter, whose amino-acid sequence MNGSVALAAAITLVLWASAFPMIRHALANGYGPFELTLGRFIAASVTMLLMSGAKRSLSLPKREWPIVATIGVVGVGFYHSSLNYGAMTVDAGTVAMIIATSPVFTAALRWRSCASACNRSAGSALPSVAPARC is encoded by the coding sequence ATGAATGGGTCGGTGGCTCTGGCGGCGGCAATCACGTTGGTTCTCTGGGCGTCGGCGTTCCCGATGATCCGCCATGCGCTGGCCAACGGGTACGGCCCGTTCGAGTTGACGCTCGGGCGGTTCATCGCGGCGTCGGTGACGATGCTGCTGATGTCGGGCGCGAAGCGCTCGCTGAGCCTGCCGAAACGCGAATGGCCGATCGTGGCCACGATCGGCGTGGTGGGCGTGGGGTTCTATCATTCGTCGCTGAACTACGGTGCGATGACGGTTGATGCCGGCACGGTCGCCATGATCATCGCCACGTCGCCGGTCTTCACCGCGGCACTGCGGTGGCGTTCCTGCGCGAGCGCCTGCAACCGGTCGGCTGGATCGGCATTGCCGTCAGTTGCGCCGGCGCGATGCTGA
- a CDS encoding DMT family transporter: MAFLRERLQPVGWIGIAVSCAGAMLIAVGKDGHLQLSTGALFVLLAAFFAAIWAVVQRPVTQRVGATRVTTYAICFGTLLLTPWIGSLIGQVRAAPLHATLGIVYLGIFPAAIANTLWAYALIHVPASRLAVLVYLMPPMTILLTWVTLHEAPTTPAMIGGAIAILGVVIVNRSKGSTAPKVAMRAVPPPAANAGD; encoded by the coding sequence GTGGCGTTCCTGCGCGAGCGCCTGCAACCGGTCGGCTGGATCGGCATTGCCGTCAGTTGCGCCGGCGCGATGCTGATCGCGGTCGGCAAGGACGGGCACCTGCAGCTGTCGACCGGCGCGCTCTTCGTCCTGCTGGCGGCGTTCTTCGCGGCGATCTGGGCGGTGGTGCAGCGGCCGGTGACGCAGCGGGTGGGCGCGACCAGGGTTACCACCTACGCGATCTGCTTTGGCACGCTGCTGCTGACGCCGTGGATCGGCAGCCTGATCGGACAAGTGCGTGCGGCACCGCTGCACGCGACGCTGGGCATCGTCTACCTCGGCATCTTCCCCGCGGCCATCGCCAACACGCTGTGGGCGTACGCGCTCATCCACGTGCCGGCATCACGGCTTGCGGTGCTGGTCTACCTGATGCCACCGATGACGATCCTGCTGACGTGGGTCACGCTGCACGAGGCGCCGACCACGCCGGCAATGATCGGTGGCGCGATCGCGATCCTCGGCGTGGTCATCGTTAACCGATCGAAAGGCTCGACGGCCCCCAAGGTCGCCATGCGGGCCGTTCCCCCGCCGGCCGCGAATGCGGGGGATTGA
- a CDS encoding vWA domain-containing protein gives MSLPLIQLRSPTLLAIALLMVGIFTLLLWRRTLPRATKILAIIAAACLAIAAGQPTYDGSASAEDITVLVDLSASTRGATYRGPQALQRRLGQLLGDRPYQLQYFAGTTTTTPPPGDPLPDLPADRTIFTPPASGVAIVFSDGRFELPATAPPTYIVIDPALDRPVDARMSSVDVQMNQLRAAFANNGPPREIVWTGVSDSAPDRIAGDYTLQADLSPNADRAAVRLSTGDNWPENDAMATVRPPPTDLERWWVGRDDPGAPWRRFAPADLPTDATALLGVSVIVLQNVSIDELPLQRQLLLDRYVRRLGGTLILLGGDAAFTAGGYAGSALDALSPLASSPPQPTVEWTILTDASGSMAAPAGGGGTRFDAAVTAARTAVAALPPNDTVSVGSFARDVRWWSTGRSVTDTLPAIATAPPIAPNGPTNLAAALDAIVAAPSSKARQILLITDGGADPVNVAPRVEQLRNAASRLNVLSIGNGPASDSLAQIAVATGGTVVTEADPARWSRAAAQLLRAAIAGELRTSPARGGFSGELATAGDVEAAPWNPLWPRAGATVVATNTAGGEPLAAWWNAGTGRVIAFAYTPPTATVALATERLARPPRDERFAVRWDESKNGTRMLIDAVERGRPLNGAAVVLDITGESRPVPQVAPGRYELTIDPSPSAALATVLHDGQVIARRALPARYAPEFAAIGNDYAAMRALAERTGGAVVNPAVVTPLDLPRDANRVSLTPPLAMLGGFFVATALIAWRRGS, from the coding sequence CTCGCCGACGCTGCTGGCGATCGCGTTGCTGATGGTGGGCATCTTCACCCTGCTGCTGTGGCGGCGAACACTTCCCCGCGCGACAAAGATCCTTGCCATCATCGCCGCCGCCTGCCTCGCCATCGCCGCCGGCCAGCCGACGTACGACGGCAGCGCATCGGCCGAGGACATCACCGTGCTGGTCGACCTCTCGGCAAGCACGCGCGGCGCAACGTACCGCGGCCCGCAAGCCCTCCAGCGCCGGCTGGGCCAACTGCTGGGCGACCGCCCGTATCAACTGCAATACTTCGCCGGCACAACCACCACGACGCCCCCACCCGGCGACCCCCTGCCCGACCTGCCCGCCGACCGCACGATCTTCACGCCACCCGCCAGCGGCGTCGCGATCGTCTTCAGCGATGGGCGCTTCGAGCTTCCCGCGACCGCCCCGCCGACGTACATCGTGATTGACCCGGCGTTGGACCGCCCGGTCGATGCGCGCATGTCATCGGTCGACGTGCAAATGAATCAGCTTCGAGCTGCGTTCGCGAACAATGGTCCGCCGCGCGAAATCGTTTGGACCGGCGTCAGCGATTCCGCTCCGGATCGCATCGCCGGCGACTACACGCTACAGGCCGACCTCTCGCCAAACGCCGATCGTGCGGCCGTGCGTCTATCGACCGGCGACAACTGGCCCGAGAACGACGCGATGGCGACGGTCCGACCGCCACCAACCGATCTCGAACGCTGGTGGGTTGGCCGTGACGATCCTGGCGCGCCGTGGCGACGCTTCGCGCCGGCCGACCTGCCGACCGACGCCACTGCGTTGCTCGGCGTCTCGGTGATCGTGCTGCAAAACGTGTCGATCGACGAGTTGCCGCTGCAACGGCAGCTATTGCTCGACCGCTACGTCCGGCGGCTGGGTGGCACGCTGATCCTGCTCGGGGGTGACGCGGCGTTCACCGCTGGTGGGTACGCGGGAAGTGCGCTCGACGCGTTGTCACCGCTGGCTAGTTCCCCGCCGCAACCGACGGTCGAATGGACGATCCTGACCGACGCCAGCGGTTCGATGGCCGCCCCTGCAGGCGGTGGCGGCACGCGCTTCGATGCCGCCGTCACCGCTGCGCGCACCGCGGTGGCGGCGCTGCCACCGAACGACACCGTGTCGGTCGGCTCGTTCGCGCGCGACGTGCGCTGGTGGAGCACCGGCCGCAGCGTCACCGACACGCTGCCCGCGATCGCCACCGCCCCACCCATCGCGCCCAATGGTCCGACGAACCTCGCGGCCGCGCTGGACGCGATCGTCGCGGCGCCAAGTTCCAAGGCCCGCCAGATCCTTCTGATCACCGATGGCGGCGCCGATCCGGTAAACGTTGCGCCACGCGTCGAGCAACTGCGCAACGCGGCATCTAGGCTCAACGTTCTGTCGATCGGCAACGGCCCCGCGAGCGACTCGCTTGCCCAGATCGCCGTTGCGACCGGTGGCACGGTGGTGACGGAAGCCGACCCCGCCCGCTGGTCGCGCGCTGCGGCTCAGCTGTTGCGCGCCGCCATTGCAGGCGAGCTTCGCACGTCTCCGGCTCGCGGCGGGTTCAGTGGCGAACTTGCGACGGCCGGCGATGTCGAAGCGGCGCCGTGGAACCCGCTCTGGCCGCGCGCGGGCGCCACGGTCGTCGCGACGAACACTGCCGGTGGCGAACCGCTGGCGGCCTGGTGGAACGCCGGCACGGGTCGGGTGATTGCCTTCGCCTACACGCCCCCCACCGCGACCGTGGCGCTGGCAACCGAGCGGCTGGCTCGCCCGCCGCGGGATGAGCGGTTTGCGGTGCGTTGGGATGAGTCGAAGAACGGCACGCGGATGCTCATTGACGCCGTCGAACGAGGTCGACCGCTGAACGGCGCCGCGGTTGTGTTGGACATCACCGGGGAGTCACGGCCCGTCCCGCAGGTCGCGCCGGGACGATATGAGTTGACGATCGATCCGTCACCGAGCGCCGCGTTGGCGACGGTGCTGCACGATGGCCAAGTCATCGCCCGCCGCGCGTTGCCGGCCCGCTATGCGCCGGAATTCGCGGCCATCGGCAACGATTACGCCGCCATGCGCGCCCTCGCCGAGCGCACCGGCGGCGCGGTGGTGAACCCCGCGGTCGTCACACCGCTCGACCTCCCGCGCGACGCGAACCGCGTCAGCCTCACGCCACCGCTGGCAATGTTGGGCGGGTTTTTCGTCGCAACGGCGCTAATTGCCTGGCGACGAGGATCGTGA
- a CDS encoding putative zinc-binding peptidase, translated as MRVFHCDHCNHAIFFENTLCQKCGHKLAYLPDLKVIASLDLAGKARDGSDELWTSPIKRAEGRKYRLCKNYDHTDVCNWAVPADDDNPLCPSCRLTRTIPDLNVPGNLAAWAKLETAKRRLVYSLMEFGLPVKNRIDDPGAGLAFEFLTDPPNGPRVLTGHDNGVITLNVIEADDVERERARVSMHEPYRTLLGHFRHEVGHYYWDRLIQHRPRLEAFRKLFGDEQVSYADALQSHYANGPSPDWQQHFVSAYASVHPWEDWAETWAHYFHMTDTLETAAASGLSLKPDRANEPVMEKQPRLRANDQSFDDIIGNWFPLTYVLNALNRGMGLPDAYPFVLPPPTIEKLRFIHDTVCEADCTKPMDETGNAPPPVASSDLGARQ; from the coding sequence ATGCGCGTCTTTCACTGCGATCACTGCAACCACGCCATCTTCTTTGAGAACACGCTCTGCCAAAAGTGCGGCCACAAACTCGCGTACCTGCCCGACCTGAAGGTCATCGCCTCGCTCGACCTCGCCGGTAAAGCCAGGGACGGCAGCGACGAACTGTGGACCTCGCCGATCAAGCGGGCCGAGGGCAGGAAGTACCGCCTGTGCAAGAACTACGACCACACCGACGTCTGCAACTGGGCGGTGCCGGCCGATGACGACAACCCGCTGTGCCCGTCTTGCCGGTTGACGCGGACCATTCCGGACCTGAACGTCCCCGGCAACCTCGCTGCCTGGGCCAAACTGGAGACGGCGAAGCGGCGGCTCGTGTACAGCCTGATGGAGTTCGGCCTGCCGGTGAAGAACCGCATTGATGACCCGGGGGCCGGCTTAGCATTCGAGTTCCTGACCGACCCGCCGAACGGCCCGCGCGTGCTGACCGGGCACGACAACGGCGTTATTACGCTGAACGTGATCGAGGCCGACGACGTCGAGCGCGAGCGGGCGCGCGTCTCGATGCACGAGCCGTACCGCACGCTGCTGGGCCATTTTCGCCACGAGGTGGGGCACTACTACTGGGACCGGCTGATCCAGCACCGCCCGCGGTTGGAAGCGTTCCGCAAGCTGTTCGGCGACGAGCAGGTGAGCTACGCCGACGCGCTGCAATCGCACTACGCCAACGGCCCATCGCCCGATTGGCAGCAACACTTCGTGAGCGCGTACGCCAGCGTGCACCCATGGGAAGACTGGGCCGAGACGTGGGCGCACTACTTCCACATGACCGACACGCTCGAGACGGCCGCGGCGAGCGGGCTATCGCTGAAGCCCGACCGGGCAAACGAGCCGGTGATGGAGAAGCAGCCGCGCCTGCGCGCCAACGATCAGTCGTTCGACGACATCATCGGCAACTGGTTTCCGCTGACCTACGTGCTGAACGCCCTGAACCGTGGCATGGGCTTGCCCGACGCCTACCCCTTCGTGCTGCCGCCACCGACGATCGAGAAGCTGCGCTTCATCCACGACACGGTCTGCGAGGCGGACTGCACGAAACCGATGGACGAGACGGGGAACGCGCCACCGCCGGTCGCTTCATCGGATTTGGGGGCGCGACAGTAG
- a CDS encoding PEGA domain-containing protein, with the protein MGRLLVTMLLLVGTLSGCVEQTITITSDPPGALVYLNDVEFGRTPVTREFTFYGTYDVHVRREGHQALVTKSVVIAPWWNWVPLDLIATAMPFTLHDRQRLHYDLKPLTTQPADAQALLERAEKLEQGLPATRPARP; encoded by the coding sequence ATGGGTCGTTTGCTCGTTACTATGCTGTTGTTGGTCGGCACCTTAAGCGGGTGCGTCGAGCAGACCATCACGATCACGTCGGACCCGCCGGGGGCGCTGGTTTACCTGAACGACGTGGAGTTTGGTCGTACGCCGGTCACGCGCGAGTTCACGTTTTACGGCACGTACGACGTTCACGTGCGCCGGGAGGGCCATCAGGCCCTGGTGACGAAAAGCGTGGTCATCGCGCCGTGGTGGAACTGGGTGCCGCTCGATCTGATCGCGACCGCAATGCCGTTCACGCTGCACGACCGGCAACGCCTGCATTACGACCTGAAGCCTCTCACCACGCAGCCTGCCGATGCGCAGGCGCTGCTCGAACGGGCCGAGAAACTTGAGCAGGGACTGCCCGCGACCCGGCCTGCGCGTCCGTAA